In Brassica napus cultivar Da-Ae chromosome A3, Da-Ae, whole genome shotgun sequence, the sequence GGATATGGGAATTTACTTTACACCGTGAATGCTCTCTGTTAGGCTGATACCGTCCTGAGCAATGTAAGCAGAAAATTATAGATTCCATTCGCAGATATGCAAAAACTTCAGAAAGTATACACTGAGAGTTTAAGTTGTGAGTTTAGTTTAACAAACCTTCTTTGCCAAATCATGAAAAATTTCAGCAACGTCATTGGACGGATAAATAACTCTGGAGCTGTcgaaagaaagagaaagttgATTTAGTTTCAAGTAGTACAAATGTTCCGTCTACTTCTACTTGAAAATTATGCAAGCAACTTACCCAGGTAGAGGGAGGACGATGTCACTGGTAGAGTAAGTTTCAGCTTCCACGTCTTCTTTACCTACAACCTGAAGAACACAAAAGAAAGCATCACAACATGAATAACGCAGAAACCTCTTTAGTTACCCAAAGTTTCACACAAGATGAAAGTTTTCAACTATAGGCGGCCTAGGTAAGAAGTtcccaaaaagaaaataacctTAACGAGGTCACTCCTTTCTCCTGGAAGATCAACAACAGCAGTATCATCTAACTGGTCACAGTCCAATGCCTCTTCACTGTTTTCCTTCTGTTCAGAGTTCAAACTGCCAACGATTCTCTTTGCATCCTCTACCTTTGTACTTACCAAGTCCCCCAACACAACTTGGTTGTTCCCTGCCACACCACAAAACAAGTGGGTGAAAGTTAAAATCTCCTTTTACAAGAATACAGAACGGCCAAGAGTTAACTAAGAAAGAAAACTGGTGTACCGTATTTTTGCACGCGCAGACTTGCTGCATTGTTCCATAAGTAGCTCTGATAACTATGTACATACCTGCACAACATGGATCACATGTACATTAACCTAAGAAACTTCATCTGTGCCCTTAGCTTGGCAAGAGGCGACTGTTCCAGAAGAAGTTATTAAAAAAGACAAATTATTACATCATTCTCAAAGTTCTGGGTATGCCTTTCAGAGCCTGCAGGTAGTTCCCAGGACATTTCTTCAGACACTGCAGCTGTTTAAAAACAGCCcaaaattaaaactgattaataTAGAAACCCAATAATGGCAGACCCCAACACATGAACAGCTGAATACTTACAATGGCTCTTTCAGCAACGAGGTATCGCGGTAGCTGCCTTAGAGTCCCGTCAATATCTCCAGTTTCTTTGTAATATTCCCGGGCCTCGTTTACTACATTCCTTTGTGGAGAAAAGCTCAAAGTCAAGGAAAAATCATGCATTGCTTAGAGCCACTAATATGGTTTAAATAGATACTGTATTAGCAATTGTAGCTGAGAGACTAAGTCATGTTAAAAGGATATCACTTTCTCTTGGATCAAGAATCATGTCTACAGCTTCTTTCCACTCTCCTTTCAGTAGTGCGGCTCCAACATGGTGGGTTGGTACTGAACCACTTCCAAAACGCTGTCATATAcaagtaaaatatttaataaaatttaactgAGTTTTTTAGAGAAGCCATATTAGCTACTAAAACGAGTAAATAATACCTGCAAGCCAAAGTAGTTGATGAAGCCATCTTTGCCCAAGGATTCTGCAGACTTTTTGATAGTTTCTTCAGAATCTGCAACCACTCCTCTGAAAAAATATGGAAATTTATACATATAAGGTCAATAATTGCTTTCTTGGAGAAGAGATTCTGGAAGTTACATCATaaagtttatttcatttttacagCGTTCAGTCACACTCTCACCTCAATGTGATTGTAAATCTGTTTCCCATCAGCTGCCCAAGGAGAAGGCCCTCTTTTACAAGGCTGCAATCATCACTAACATTAAGATCACAAAAACAAGACAAAATACAAACGTTCAAGAATATGTTGGCTTACCTGAAGTCACCAACTTTGATCCCAAACAATCTCTTGTTAAGCGCAGCCAATTTGCTAGCTTGCTGTTTGAACACAGTTACCTAGAAGCCCAAAACAATCacatattatgtattataaCAACGATACTCATCTTACCAAGGAAACAGGTGCAGATTACTTACACGTTGAGTTGAGACTGATCGCTTATCCTTTGTTCCAGAGAATCCGAACGACTTTGGCTGAGAAATTAAAGAACGCAGTTTATCAACGAAAGTACAATGGCTAGAGAATAGCTCAATTGACGAAGAAAAGAGATGGGAAGCACCTGAACGCCAAGCATCTTTCCTATCAATCCCAAGGCCTCTTGTGTATCTTTGTTCTCCTTGTAGAGATGGAACCTATATCAAGTGAGTTAGTAATACATATGATGCAGTTCAAAGTGTAATCCCATATATAagttgttttataattattattacttGAGAAACTTGCCAACATCCGCTGGCCAATGCTCTGAACCTCTGCTATCAAACGGCTTATCACCTCTCTCCTTCCGCTTTCTCGATCTTTTACCTCCAGCGTTTCCTGAATTAACTCGCACACGGATGCATTTCGAAGTAGGATCTGGACCATCTACCGTGTCGGTCACTAGAAACTTgaatttttctttaacaaagTTGTGGATCGCCTGaatagtagtagtagtagtagtagtagtagtataaGTAAACCTCATAAAATGTCTAAAGATCACGTAATTTATGCAATCAATTCCCATACCGTTCTCTTGGACTTGTCGGAACTTGGATCAAGAACAACCGGCGAGATCTCATCATCAGCTCCTGAAGTGACTTGATTAACCAAAGTTTCCATACGCTCTGCATCAGAGGCACTGCAAAGAGATCTGAAGGATTCAATTGCAGAAGCATAGCTTTGTGGTACATCATCTGAACTTTTCGTTTTATCTTCCTCCTTCACATCCTAAAACAGATGAAACAACAAACAATGTCAgacataaacaaaagaaaaaagtagCCTCATTGATCAGGTGAGTGTGAATCAAAGTAGAGACAAACCATCTCAGGAGAGACGTCCAGTGATGTTAAACGAACAACATTGCCATCCATATCCACTTCGTTAACAATAAAGTCTGCATATCTACcgaacacaaacacaaagaaacaaTTCAATTATATccaaataatttcaaattttcataaAGGTTGAATCTTTGAATCCATTTGTTAACCAAAAAGGTAAATTTAAGAGCTAAACATATACAAAAGTcgttatttaacaaaaataaaactctaTCAGAGAGTTTCTGATCTAACAACCTTTGTTTGAGAATCCCGCGGAAGCCAGGGAGCTGGGAGATGAAACAGGAGATGCCCACGTCGGATTCATCTACGGTCATACCCTCGGAGGTTTTAGCTGTCGCCGCCATTGTCGAAGTCCAGTGAAAGCTCGAGGAGTAGGGTTTTAGCAGACGCAGCAAACaagacgaaacagttttgtttagggcctgactggtttaaccgcagcggttgcggttgcggttgcaggagtttgcggatgcgggtggttgcggtttctagcggttttaagagatttgtacgactggttatgcggttagaaatttgtgcgtttgcgggatacttatgactggttaactaccaaatgcagcagcagttaaataataaattaacaatatttacattttatacaattataaaaatatcaaaaataataatattataataaatataaaatttatatttagaaagttatagtttaaattttttttaaaatatagaaaatatttttattttaaagttttataatattaattaaaatttaattgatatattttagcatttttataatttcagtttaatttttttattgaatttttttaaattttgtatttatattgttttggaaaaaaaataaattttttttatcctcccgcaaacgcccgcaaccgcaaacgctagctggaaccagcttttgaatttatgaggttcagagcgatttggagcgatttggagcggtttagagcggtttgagcgattgttgcaaaacgccagcaaccgttaccaaccgcaaaagctgcgtttgcgggtggtagcgggaaaaccagtcatacccttagTTTCATTGCCTTCATCGCCGGGAAAGGCAAAGACACTAAGTTAAAACGCAACGTTTCGGTTTGAACCGATAAAATGTTGTAAACCAGATCCGTACCAGTAAATCGAATTCTCCATCGTCGTTGACTTGAGCCAGTTTGTTGAGCCtttaccgaaccgaaccgactACGCTCTAAACCAGCCTATTACCAATCATTAATAGGACTACTCAGgtctctaaattttttttaaatatccgaatccagatctaaaattttatcacgaatacatgtttttattatttttatccgAATTTT encodes:
- the LOC106452806 gene encoding multisubstrate pseudouridine synthase 7-like — translated: MKAMKLRALNKTVSSCLLRLLKPYSSSFHWTSTMAATAKTSEGMTVDESDVGISCFISQLPGFRGILKQRYADFIVNEVDMDGNVVRLTSLDVSPEMDVKEEDKTKSSDDVPQSYASAIESFRSLCSASDAERMETLVNQVTSGADDEISPVVLDPSSDKSKRTAIHNFVKEKFKFLVTDTVDGPDPTSKCIRVRVNSGNAGGKRSRKRKERGDKPFDSRGSEHWPADVGKFLKFHLYKENKDTQEALGLIGKMLGVQPKSFGFSGTKDKRSVSTQRVTVFKQQASKLAALNKRLFGIKVGDFSLVKEGLLLGQLMGNRFTITLRGVVADSEETIKKSAESLGKDGFINYFGLQRFGSGSVPTHHVGAALLKGEWKEAVDMILDPRESERNVVNEAREYYKETGDIDGTLRQLPRYLVAERAILQCLKKCPGNYLQALKGIPRTLRMMYVHSYQSYLWNNAASLRVQKYGNNQVVLGDLVSTKVEDAKRIVGSLNSEQKENSEEALDCDQLDDTAVVDLPGERSDLVKVVGKEDVEAETYSTSDIVLPLPGSRVIYPSNDVAEIFHDLAKKDGISLTESIHGVKEFSITSMTGGYRRVFQKPIDFEWELLTYTDSNKPLAETDLDRITMEKPVDKVGSAEETESDSNQPESCETDLKDSEQTQLALKMALTLPSSCYATMAIRELLKTSTSVAYHKTLN